The Hemicordylus capensis ecotype Gifberg chromosome 6, rHemCap1.1.pri, whole genome shotgun sequence genome window below encodes:
- the GSDMA gene encoding gasdermin-A isoform X4, translated as MFHKATQSLTKQLDPDGGFKPVRSLVDEKHFRPLCLVQKKKKNAWWQKCPYHKTEFRLQDVLISGDNTPKLDVQDSGQFTIVDQLDGKVEGDFSGTIDLATIELKGTGSIFHARSVKVKKIHICSQRLHSIIEEGKVNMCHDFIKQSKKFQRDLYVITEAIETMEETKFEESSQAEGSIFSEVYIKLRATGRRDIKKTISIPKGSILAFRTKRLLIREGYLGISHYPDDKTATFQSLDFCADRVVQDGIPIEGQGPEVLENKWQALQREVKKECATFSHLSADLCGKFLKAFVALMRENDLLQELEFQLEQARESTDQARLMADRPELKDLIENLQYSSGAVTIPIVESVLYFLQALDELTDNQLTLLAESVEKKIVSKQLALAECIIVNGSSNKTWEFTVDAHTFTEDELNITGKMFVISGVTVQENGTKLAGTGNFAALSALSALYVALYALSALSTS; from the exons ATGTTCCATAAGGCAACCCAATCATTGACCAAGCAACTGGACCCAGATGGAGGATTCAAACCAGTACGCAGCCTTGTAGATGAAAAGCATTTCCGGCCTCTGTGCTTGGtccaaaagaagaaaaagaatgcaTGGTGGCAGAAGTGCCCTTACCATAAAACGGAATTCAGGCTGCAAGATGTGCTGATATCTGGAGACAACACTCCAAAACTAG ATGTCCAAGATTCAGGCCAGTTCACCATTGTGGACCAGCTAGATGGAAAAGTGGAAGGGGATTTTAGTGGCACTATTGATCTAGCTACCATAGAACTGAAAGGCACTGGCAGTATATTCCATGCAAGGTCTGTGAAAGTGAAAAAAATACACATCTGCTCCCAACGGCTTCATTCTATAATAGAAGAAGG GAAAGTCAACATGTGTCATGACTTCATTAAACAATCAAAGAAGTTCCAAAGGGACCTATATGTGATCACTGAGGCAATAGAGACTATGGAAGAAACAAAGTTTGAGGAATCCAGCCAAGCAGAAGGAAGCATCTTTTCTGAAGTCTATATCAAACTGAGAGCAACG GGTAGAAGAGATATTAAGAAAACAATTAGTATCCCAAAAGGCTCTATTCTGGCATTCAGAACCAAGCGACTATTAATCAGAGAGGGATACTTAG GCATTTCCCACTATCCAGATGACAAAACAGCAACCTTTC aAAGCTTAGACTTTTGTGCTGATAGAG TGGTGCAGGATGGAATTCCCATTGAAGGACAAG GGCCAGAGGTCTTGGAAAACAAGTGGCAAGCCCTTCAGAGGGAAGTGAAAAAGGAATGTGCTACATTCTCTCACTTGTCTGCAGATCTGTGTGGCAAGTTTTTAAAGGCCTTTGTGGCTCTAATGAGAGAGAACGACCTCTTGCAAGAACTGGAGTTCCAA CTGGAACAGGCTCGTGAAAGTACCGATCAAGCCAGACTGATGGCTGACAGACCAGAGCTGAAAGATCTGATAGAGAATTTACAATATTCCAGTGGAGCTGTCACCATTCCCATTGTTGAGTCAGTCCTCTATTTCCTTCAGGCCCTAGATG AACTGACTGACAACCAGTTGACACTCCTGGCAGAATCTGTGGAGAAAAAGATTGTATCAAAACAACTGGCACTG GCTGAATGCATCATAGTTAATGGCTCCAGCAACAAAACATGGGAATTTACTGTGGATGCCCATACCTTCACTGAAGATGAACTAAACATAACTGGAAAAATGTTTGTAATAAGCGGAGTGACAGTGCAAGAAAATGGAACCAAACTTGCTGGAACTGGAAATTTTGCTGCTTTGTCAGCTCTCAGTGCATTGTATGTGGCTTTGTATGCACTGAGTGCTCTCTCCACATCATAG